A single Thermoanaerobacterium sp. RBIITD DNA region contains:
- the sdaAB gene encoding L-serine ammonia-lyase, iron-sulfur-dependent subunit beta → MREYSVFDIMGPIMIGPSSSHTAGAARLSKIARQVAGDDIKDVQFVLFESFAHTYKGHGTEKALVAGILGLDPDDDRLPRSFELAKEQNISFTFIESNEEAPHPNTVRIIIRGKTGNVTNILGSSIGGGNVVLKEINGMNVEFTGEYETLITKHVDKPGIIAKVTKVLSDYEINIAFMRVYRQLKGDNAIMVIESDQNIPDDARMVIEDIDGIEKAIIINSI, encoded by the coding sequence GTGAGAGAATATAGTGTATTTGACATAATGGGTCCTATAATGATAGGACCCAGCAGTTCTCATACTGCAGGTGCTGCAAGGCTATCTAAAATAGCAAGACAGGTAGCTGGTGATGATATCAAGGATGTACAATTTGTACTTTTTGAATCATTTGCACATACATATAAAGGCCATGGTACAGAGAAAGCACTTGTAGCAGGTATATTGGGTCTCGACCCAGATGATGATAGGTTGCCTAGGTCTTTCGAACTTGCAAAGGAGCAAAATATATCTTTTACTTTTATTGAAAGCAATGAGGAAGCGCCACATCCTAATACAGTAAGGATTATAATAAGAGGTAAAACTGGCAATGTGACAAACATACTAGGCTCTTCAATAGGTGGTGGTAATGTAGTATTGAAAGAGATAAATGGCATGAATGTAGAATTTACTGGTGAGTATGAGACCTTGATTACAAAACACGTAGATAAACCAGGTATTATAGCAAAGGTTACAAAAGTTTTATCTGATTATGAGATAAATATTGCCTTTATGAGGGTATATAGACAGTTAAAAGGTGATAACGCGATTATGGTGATAGAATCAGATCAAAATATACCTGACGATGCACGAATGGTCATCGAAGATATTGACGGTATTGAAAAGGCTATTATCATAAATAGTATATGA